From Triticum aestivum cultivar Chinese Spring chromosome 4A, IWGSC CS RefSeq v2.1, whole genome shotgun sequence, a single genomic window includes:
- the LOC123084198 gene encoding nitrate reductase [NADH]-like: protein MAASVEPKPARMVRMEDAETSDNEEHEDWRELYGSQLQLEVEPPVHDARDEGTADAWTERNPSLIRLTGKHPFNCEPPLARLMHHGFITPAPLHYVRNHGPVPRGDWSEWTVEVSGLVSRPARFTMDELVREFPAAELPVTLVCAGNRRKEQNMVRQTAGFNWGAAGASTSVWRGARLRDVLRRCGIMGLNKGRGALHVCFVGAEDLPGGGGGAKYGTSVTREWALDPSRDIMLAYAQNGEPLLPDHGFPVRVIIPGCIGGRMVKWLTRVVVTAAESDNYYHFKDNRVLPSHVDAELADSHAWWYKPEYIINELNTNSVITTPGHDEILPINAFTTQRAYTMKGYAYAGGGKKIIRVEVTLDGGETWMLCTLDIPEKPNKYGRYWCWCFWSVDVEVLDLLGAKEVAVRAWDQAQNTQPEKLIWNLMGMMNKCWFKVKVNVCRPHKREIGLVFEHPTQPANQTGGWMARQKHMETAAPGLKRSTSTPFIHTTDDKQFTMSEVRKHGSKDSAWIVVHGHVNDCTAFLKDHPGGADSILINAGTDCTEEFDAIHSDKAKALLDAHRIGQLITTGAGYASDNSVHGGSSLAPIREATKAAAAPIALSSPREKIRCSLVDKKELSHDVRLFRFALPSPDQVLGLPVGKHIFVCANIEGKLCMRPYTPTSMVDELGQFELLVKVYFKNEHPKFPDGGVMTQYLESLQVGSSHIDVKGPLGHVEYTGRGNFMIGGKPRRARRLAMICGGSGITPMYQVIQAVLRDQPGDETEMHLVYANRTEDDILLRDELDRWAAEHPDKLKVWYVVDQVKRPEEGWKFSVGHVREDILCAHVPEGGDDTLALACGPPPMIKFAISPNLEKMKYDMANSFITF from the exons ATGGCCGCCTCTGTGGAGCCCAAGCCTGCTCGAATGGTCCGCATGGAGGACGCCGAGACGTCGGACAACGAGGAGCACGAGGACTGGAGGGAGCTGTACGGCTCGCAGCTGCAGCTGGAGGTGGAGCCGCCGGTGCACGACGCGCGGGACGAGGGCACGGCGGACGCGTGGACGGAGCGGAACCCGTCGCTCATCCGCCTCACTGGCAAGCACCCCTTCAATTGCGAGCCGCCGTTGGCGCGCCTCATGCACCACGGCTTCATCACCCCGGCGCCGCTGCACTACGTGCGCAACCACGGCCCCGTGCCCCGCGGCGACTGGTCCGAGTGGACCGTGGAGGTGTCCGGCCTCGTCAGCCGGCCCGCCCGGTTCACCATGGACGAGCTGGTCCGGGAGTTCCCCGCCGCGGAGCTCCCCGTCACGCTCGTCTGCGCCGGGAACCGCCGCAAGGAGCAGAACATGGTGCGGCAGACGGCCGGCTTCAACTGGGGCGCCGCGGGCGCGTCCACCTCCGTGTGGCGCGGCGCGCGCCTCCGCGACGTCCTGCGCCGGTGCGGCATCATGGGCCTCAACAAGGGCCGCGGCGCGCTCCACGTGTGCTTCGTGGGCGCCGAGGAcctccccggcggcggcggcggcgccaagtaCGGCACCAGCGTGACGCGCGAGTGGGCGCTGGACCCGTCGCGGGACATCATGCTCGCCTACGCGCAGAACGGCGAGCCGCTGCTGCCGGACCACGGCTTCCCGGTGCGCGTCATCATCCCGGGCTGCATCGGCGGCCGCATGGTCAAGTGGCTCACGCGCGTCGTCGTCACCGCCGCCGAGTCCGACAACTACTACCATTTCAAGGACAACCGCGTCCTGCCGTCCCACGTCGATGCCGAGCTCGCCGACTCACACGCGTGGTGGTACAAGCCGGAGTACATCATCAACGAGCTCAACACAAACTCGGTGATCACCACGCCGGGGCACGACGAGATCCTGCCCATCAACGCCTTCACCACGCAGCGCGCCTACACCATGAAAGGATACGCCTACGC AGGTGGTGGCAAGAAGATCATAAGAGTGGAGGTGACGCTGGACGGGGGCGAGACATGGATGTTGTGCACGCTCGACATCCCGGAGAAGCCCAACAAGTACGGCAGGTACTGGTGCTGGTGCTTCTGGTCCGTCGATGTCGAGGTCCTGGATCTCCTCGGCGCCAAGGAGGTGGCGGTGCGCGCCTGGGACCAGGCGCAGAACACCCAGCCTGAGAAGCTCATATGGAACCTCATG GGGATGATGAACAAGTGTTGGTTCAAGGTGAAGGTGAACGTGTGCCGGCCGCACAAGAGGGAGATCGGTCTGGTGTTCGAGCACCCCACGCAGCCAGCCAACCAGACGGGTGGGTGGATGGCGCGGCAGAAGCACATGGAGACCGCCGCCCCGGGGCTCAAGCGTAGCACGTCCACGCCCTTCATTCACACCACCGACGACAAGCAGTTCACCATGTCCGAGGTGCGCAAGCACGGGTCCAAGGACTCGGCATGGATCGTCGTCCACGGACACGTCAACGATTGCACCGCCTTCCTCAAGGACCACCCGGGCGGCGCCGACAGCATCCTCATCAATGCCGGCACGGACTGCACTGAGGAGTTCGACGCCATCCACTCCGACAAGGCAAAGGCGCTCCTCGACGCGCACCGCATCGGCCAACTCATCACCACTGGCGCCGGCTATGCCTCTGACAACTCCGTCCATGGCGGCTCCTCTCTTGCGCCCATCCGCGAGGCTACCAAGGCCGCCGCCGCACCCATCGCGCTATCAAGCCCGCGTGAGAAGATCCGTTGCAGCCTCGTCGATAAGAAGGAGCTCTCCCATGACGTCCGCCTGTTCCGCTTTGCTCTACCCTCCCCCGACCAGGTGCTCGGCCTGCCGGTCGGCAAGCACATATTCGTGTGCGCCAACATCGAGGGGAAGTTGTGCATGCGTCCGTACACGCCGACGAGCATGGTCGATGAGCTCGGCCAGTTCGAGCTCCTCGTCAAGGTGTACTTCAAGAACGAGCACCCCAAGTTCCCTGACGGTGGGGTCATGACACAGTACCTGGAATCGCTTCAGGTAGGCAGCTCCCACATCGACGTCAAGGGACCTCTGGGCCACGTGGAGTACACCGGCCGCGGCAACTTCATGATCGGCGGCAAGCCACGGCGTGCGCGGCGCCTGGCGATGATTTGCGGCGGGAGTGGTATCACGCCCATGTACCAGGTGATCCAGGCCGTGCTCCGCGACCAGCCGGGGGACGAGACAGAGATGCACCTCGTATACGCGAACCGAACGGAGGATGACATCCTGCTGCGCGATGAGCTGGACCGGTGGGCGGCAGAGCATCCGGACAAGCTCAAGGTGTGGTACGTGGTGGACCAGGTGAAACGACCGGAGGAAGGCTGGAAGTTCAGCGTCGGGCACGTGAGGGAGGACATTCTGTGCGCCCACGTGCCGGAGGGCGGCGACGACACCCTCGCGCTCGCCTGTGGGCCGCCGCCCATGATCAAGTTCGCCATCTCGCCCAACCTCGAGAAGATGAAGTACGACATGGCCAATTCTTTCATCACATTCTAA